The Apium graveolens cultivar Ventura chromosome 6, ASM990537v1, whole genome shotgun sequence genome contains a region encoding:
- the LOC141668663 gene encoding putative germin-like protein 9-2 codes for MGSSPRSYFNLFIWLVASFAIVEITMAGDPDILTDFVVPSNVTTVDGNLFTYTGLRVLVGAETPPAFKVLKVSMAEFPALNGQSVSYAALQFPAGTTNPPHTHPRASELLFVLDGSLEVGLIDTTNKLYTQTLQTGDLFVFPKGLVHFQFNADAQKPVLAISAFGSSSAGTVSIPSTVFATGIDDNILAISFKTDVATIQKIKAGLVPKP; via the coding sequence ATGGGATCATCACCAAGATCATATTTCAATTTGTTCATTTGGTTGGTAGCTTCTTTTGCCATTGTCGAGATAACAATGGCTGGTGATCCAGACATCCTCACTGATTTCGTAGTTCCATCAAATGTAACCACAGTTGATGGCAACTTATTTACTTATACTGGTTTGAGGGTACTTGTTGGTGCAGAAACACCACCAGCTTTTAAGGTTTTAAAAGTAAGCATGGCTGAATTTCCAGCTCTAAATGGTCAAAGTGTTTCATATGCTGCTCTTCAGTTCCCTGCAGGCACTACAAACCCTCCTCACACTCACCCTCGTGCATCCGAGCTGCTTTTCGTTCTTGATGGAAGTCTAGAAGTTGGCCTTATTGACACCACTAACAAGCTATACACTCAAACTCTGCAAACTGGTGACTTGTTTGTTTTTCCCAAAGGACTTGTTCACTTCCAGTTCAATGCTGATGCGCAGAAACCAGTTTTAGCAATTTCTGCATTCGGAAGTAGTAGTGCAGGAACTGTCTCGATTCCAAGCACTGTTTTTGCAACTGGAATTGACGACAATATCTTGGCCATCTCTTTTAAAACTGATGTTGCAACTATTCAGAAAATCAAGGCTGGCCTTGTCCCTAAGCCTTAA